A portion of the Sulfuricurvum kujiense DSM 16994 genome contains these proteins:
- a CDS encoding citrate/2-methylcitrate synthase: MGALFTKDTQAIFWNNNASAIQRMLDYDYVINRTKPSVAAIVAPTSGNKFEKFFYGPDEIMVPVFRNTTDAAAAFPNADVLLNFASFRTAYDVTMEAIAIKGQFKTIMVTAEGIPERLARKMNQQARDAGVIVIGPATVGGIAPGGFKIANVGGTIENIINSKLHRAGSCGLVTRSGGLFNELSNIISINADGIAEGVAIGGDRFVGSVFIDNLLRMESNPEVKYMVLLGEVGGTEEYKVIEAVKAGKIKKPIIAWCIGTIAKHFSSGVQFGHAGASANADAETAAAKNEAMAAAGIHVPASFNDLPHTIAEVYGKLRAAGTIGEIVEPELRSVPKVRRKKEFICTISDDRGDEATYAGYPISSVATPETGFGIGDVISLLWFKKRYPKWATDYLETVIKTVADHGPAVSGAHNAKVTARAGKDVISSLVTGLLTIGPRFGGAIDDAAKYFKYANDRGMSPAEFIDYMKKEGKTISGIGHRIKSVRNPDLRVSGLKKYAAEHFPSTPLLDFALEVEKLTTSKKDNLILNVDGTIGILMVDMWRALGYSEEEIDGFIEAGALNAFFVVGRSIGFIGHILDEKRLGMPMYRHPTDDILYNVELADEI; this comes from the coding sequence ATGGGTGCTTTATTTACCAAAGATACACAAGCAATTTTTTGGAACAACAACGCAAGCGCTATCCAACGTATGTTGGATTACGATTATGTTATCAACCGCACAAAGCCTTCGGTGGCGGCGATTGTTGCTCCGACATCAGGGAATAAATTTGAGAAATTTTTCTATGGTCCTGATGAGATCATGGTTCCTGTATTTCGTAATACAACAGACGCGGCTGCAGCGTTTCCTAATGCCGACGTTTTATTGAACTTTGCATCGTTCCGTACAGCATATGATGTAACGATGGAAGCGATCGCTATCAAAGGTCAATTCAAAACAATCATGGTAACGGCTGAGGGGATACCTGAGCGTCTTGCACGTAAAATGAACCAGCAGGCACGTGATGCGGGTGTTATCGTAATCGGGCCGGCAACGGTCGGCGGTATCGCTCCGGGCGGATTTAAAATCGCTAACGTCGGCGGAACGATTGAAAACATCATTAACTCAAAACTTCACCGTGCGGGTTCATGCGGACTTGTAACCCGTTCAGGCGGTTTGTTCAATGAACTTTCAAACATCATCTCTATCAATGCCGACGGTATTGCCGAGGGTGTTGCGATCGGTGGAGACCGATTTGTCGGTTCTGTATTCATTGACAACCTTCTTCGCATGGAGAGCAACCCTGAAGTTAAATATATGGTTCTTCTCGGTGAAGTCGGTGGTACGGAAGAGTACAAAGTGATCGAAGCGGTAAAAGCCGGAAAAATCAAAAAACCGATTATCGCATGGTGTATCGGTACGATCGCTAAACACTTCAGCTCAGGCGTTCAATTCGGTCACGCGGGCGCTTCGGCAAATGCGGATGCGGAAACGGCAGCGGCTAAAAATGAAGCGATGGCTGCAGCAGGTATCCATGTTCCTGCAAGTTTTAATGATCTTCCTCACACCATTGCGGAAGTTTACGGAAAACTTCGTGCAGCGGGTACAATCGGAGAAATCGTTGAACCTGAATTGCGCTCAGTACCGAAAGTACGCCGTAAAAAAGAGTTCATTTGTACGATCTCTGATGACCGCGGTGACGAAGCGACTTATGCCGGTTATCCGATCAGCTCAGTTGCTACTCCGGAAACCGGTTTTGGAATCGGTGATGTTATTTCATTGCTATGGTTTAAAAAACGTTATCCGAAATGGGCGACGGATTACCTAGAGACGGTTATCAAAACCGTTGCCGATCACGGTCCTGCCGTTTCGGGTGCGCACAATGCAAAAGTTACCGCGCGTGCGGGTAAAGACGTTATCAGTTCATTGGTAACAGGTTTGCTGACTATCGGACCGCGTTTCGGCGGAGCGATCGATGATGCGGCAAAATATTTCAAATACGCGAATGACCGCGGTATGAGCCCGGCTGAATTCATCGATTACATGAAAAAAGAGGGTAAAACGATTTCAGGTATCGGTCACCGTATCAAATCGGTTCGTAATCCTGACCTTCGTGTATCGGGATTGAAAAAATATGCGGCAGAGCACTTCCCAAGTACTCCGTTGCTTGATTTCGCTCTAGAAGTAGAAAAATTGACGACGTCTAAAAAAGATAACCTTATCTTGAACGTTGACGGTACTATCGGTATCTTGATGGTTGATATGTGGCGCGCACTCGGATACTCTGAAGAAGAGATCGACGGTTTCATCGAAGCGGGTGCGTTGAACGCATTCTTCGTTGTCGGCCGCTCTATCGGATTCATCGGACATATTCTTGATGAAAAACGTCTCGGTATGCCGATGTATCGCCATCCGACTGACGATATCCTCTACAACGTCGAACTCGCAGACGAAATTTAA
- a CDS encoding single-stranded DNA-binding protein encodes MYNKVILVGNLTRDIELRYSQNGSAIAKTAIATSRKFTVNGEKKEETCFVDITFFGRSGEVANQYLRKGSKILVEGRLSFEQWVDQTNGQKRSKHSVIVETMQMLDSRGEGGSQGGYNEYSDAGNSSYGGGYDAPAPKAAYIPPPSYSKPAPVRMPENNLPEIDINEDEIPF; translated from the coding sequence ATGTATAACAAAGTCATTTTGGTTGGAAATCTTACCCGAGATATCGAGCTTCGCTATTCACAAAACGGTTCGGCAATCGCCAAAACCGCTATTGCAACCAGCCGTAAGTTTACGGTAAACGGTGAGAAAAAAGAGGAGACATGTTTTGTCGACATCACTTTTTTCGGCCGCTCAGGTGAAGTAGCCAACCAATACCTTCGCAAGGGTTCTAAAATCCTAGTCGAAGGGAGACTTAGTTTTGAACAATGGGTTGACCAAACAAACGGCCAAAAGCGCTCTAAACACTCCGTTATCGTCGAAACGATGCAAATGCTCGATTCACGCGGCGAGGGTGGTTCTCAGGGCGGTTATAACGAATACAGCGATGCCGGAAACAGCAGCTACGGCGGGGGCTATGATGCTCCTGCTCCGAAAGCGGCTTACATTCCTCCGCCGTCGTATTCTAAACCCGCGCCGGTAAGAATGCCGGAAAACAATCTCCCGGAGATTGATATTAACGAAGACGAAATTCCGTTTTAG
- a CDS encoding S1C family serine protease, producing MKLLFLLASATVLSYSLSAHEAVFNITDQVKKVLPSIVKIKVQKSEPSNDASELTATDTGGSGFILDDQHHIATNAHVIGDGKKIVIIDYQNKEYPAVLVAKDDKTDIAVLESDNFNTAVLSESNTSVSLGEGVFTIGSPFSLGHSVSYGIAGSLNRFLPNYPYIRFIQIDAAVNPGNSGGGLFNLHGELIGMVTTYFSKQGNYTNIAFALPIADVHRIASALIKNKQVERGYFGAEFFLSERLSRKLGYKASVFISRIEPNSPADLAGLKSGDIITGINDTILDDGGELHRCLEQSRPGDTIILSLIRDKQQKRQNIKLGKQSTEKKETTNVGTADASEKMGLILREKKNKIEVALSYGLAKNIGFDPTDTIIEINGVNVNTIQEFNAHLSRLKDGEIALIRLDRNGNSLVLPIGTKTALKGYSSLN from the coding sequence GTGAAACTTTTATTCTTATTGGCTTCTGCCACTGTTCTCTCATACTCTTTATCGGCGCATGAAGCCGTTTTCAATATCACCGACCAGGTCAAAAAAGTTCTTCCCTCAATTGTCAAAATAAAAGTGCAAAAAAGCGAACCTAGCAATGATGCAAGTGAATTAACCGCAACCGATACAGGTGGTTCAGGATTTATTCTCGATGATCAACACCATATTGCCACTAATGCACATGTTATAGGAGATGGCAAAAAAATTGTAATTATCGATTATCAAAACAAAGAGTACCCTGCTGTTCTTGTTGCTAAAGACGACAAAACAGACATAGCTGTTTTAGAATCTGACAATTTTAATACTGCCGTTCTCTCAGAAAGCAATACATCGGTATCTTTAGGTGAAGGTGTTTTTACCATCGGGTCCCCATTTTCGTTAGGGCACAGCGTCTCGTACGGAATTGCTGGGTCACTTAATCGTTTTTTGCCAAACTACCCCTATATTAGATTCATTCAAATAGATGCAGCCGTAAATCCCGGAAATTCAGGAGGAGGGCTTTTCAATTTACACGGTGAATTAATCGGCATGGTTACTACCTATTTTTCAAAACAAGGTAATTACACCAATATCGCATTCGCACTTCCGATAGCCGATGTCCACCGTATCGCATCGGCACTAATAAAAAACAAGCAAGTTGAAAGGGGATACTTCGGTGCAGAGTTTTTTCTCTCTGAACGCCTTTCACGCAAACTTGGATATAAGGCATCGGTATTTATCAGCCGTATTGAGCCGAATTCTCCGGCAGATTTAGCCGGTTTGAAAAGCGGTGACATAATTACAGGTATTAACGATACGATTCTTGATGACGGTGGAGAACTTCATCGCTGCCTTGAACAGTCTCGTCCCGGTGACACAATAATATTGTCATTGATTCGTGACAAGCAGCAAAAAAGACAGAATATCAAATTGGGTAAACAATCAACAGAAAAAAAAGAGACTACCAATGTCGGAACTGCCGATGCCAGTGAAAAAATGGGCTTAATATTGAGGGAGAAAAAAAATAAGATTGAAGTTGCATTAAGCTACGGATTAGCCAAAAATATCGGTTTTGATCCTACAGATACTATTATAGAAATCAATGGTGTTAACGTCAACACCATACAAGAATTTAATGCGCATCTGAGCAGACTAAAAGATGGAGAGATAGCTTTAATAAGACTAGATCGCAATGGCAATTCGCTTGTTCTCCCTATCGGAACCAAAACAGCATTAAAAGGCTACAGTAGCCTGAATTAA
- a CDS encoding anthranilate synthase component II translates to MILMIDNYDSFTYNIVQYCLELGADLKIIRNDEMSVEEIEALHPEKIIISPGPATPDDAGVTLDVIRHFADKVPILGICLGHQSIAQAFGGNVVRAGRMMHGKTSKMVREGETPIFNKLPEMFTATRYHSLIVEQENLPEVIIPTAYSEDDHEIMALEIKDKPIYGVQFHPESIMSEFGHEILNNFLKL, encoded by the coding sequence ATGATATTAATGATCGACAACTATGATAGTTTTACCTATAACATTGTGCAGTATTGCTTAGAACTCGGAGCCGATTTGAAAATCATCCGAAACGATGAGATGAGTGTTGAAGAGATTGAAGCGCTTCATCCGGAGAAAATCATTATCTCTCCGGGACCCGCAACGCCTGATGATGCGGGAGTAACGCTCGATGTAATCCGCCATTTCGCCGATAAAGTTCCTATTCTCGGGATCTGTTTAGGGCATCAAAGCATTGCCCAGGCGTTCGGTGGCAATGTTGTGCGTGCAGGGCGTATGATGCACGGTAAAACCTCGAAGATGGTACGGGAAGGTGAAACGCCGATTTTTAATAAACTTCCTGAGATGTTTACCGCTACCCGCTACCATTCCTTGATTGTAGAGCAGGAAAATCTTCCGGAAGTGATTATTCCTACGGCTTACAGTGAAGATGATCATGAGATTATGGCATTGGAAATTAAAGACAAACCGATTTACGGCGTTCAGTTCCATCCTGAGTCGATCATGAGTGAATTCGGACATGAGATACTGAACAACTTTCTAAAACTATGA
- a CDS encoding ATP citrate lyase citrate-binding domain-containing protein, with translation MAQRAIREYDGKAIFSKHWEKYFSGFHYGFKSVLVTNGDELRACAQKHGFEWLKQEALVAKPDMLFGKRGKNDLVLFKTNKPGDVTLEDAAKWIDEKISHETTLLSGQHGTLTHFIIEPFTPHSQDQEYYISATTVGEDDVLYLSAEGGMEVEEGWEEKVNEVTIPITMDDANIAHLIRANVPAGIPAENKERFITFAEQFYKFYRDLNFAYLEINPIVMIGNDMHILDLVARLDDTAGFMMGESWCGAEFPTAFGMEDQSPEEKAIAEADSKSGASLKLTILNPMGRIWTMVAGGGASVVYADTIADLSGNVADLANYGEYSGGPTTGETKFYADTVLDLMTRHKDPKGRDKILIIGGAIANFTDVAKTFTGIIQSFETYAEKMKAVGTRIYVRRGGPNYEKGLKDIKEAADRLGLYIEVYGPETHVTDIVRMALEK, from the coding sequence ATGGCTCAAAGAGCGATTCGTGAATACGACGGTAAAGCAATTTTCTCTAAACATTGGGAAAAATACTTCAGTGGGTTTCATTACGGTTTTAAATCAGTATTGGTAACCAATGGTGATGAATTACGTGCATGTGCGCAAAAACACGGTTTTGAATGGCTAAAACAAGAAGCTTTGGTTGCTAAACCGGATATGCTATTCGGTAAACGCGGTAAAAATGACTTGGTATTGTTCAAAACCAACAAACCGGGCGATGTAACTCTTGAAGATGCGGCAAAATGGATTGACGAAAAAATTTCTCACGAAACGACTCTTCTCTCGGGACAACACGGAACTTTGACACACTTTATCATTGAGCCGTTCACTCCTCACTCACAAGATCAAGAGTACTATATTTCAGCAACGACAGTCGGTGAAGACGATGTTCTTTATCTATCGGCTGAGGGCGGTATGGAAGTTGAAGAAGGATGGGAAGAGAAAGTTAATGAAGTAACGATTCCTATTACGATGGACGATGCAAACATCGCTCACCTTATCCGTGCCAATGTTCCTGCGGGAATTCCGGCGGAAAATAAAGAGCGTTTTATCACATTTGCAGAGCAATTTTATAAATTTTACCGTGATTTGAATTTCGCATATCTTGAAATCAATCCGATCGTTATGATCGGTAACGATATGCACATCCTTGACCTTGTTGCACGTCTTGATGATACGGCAGGCTTCATGATGGGTGAGTCATGGTGCGGTGCAGAATTCCCGACGGCATTCGGAATGGAAGACCAATCTCCGGAAGAAAAAGCGATCGCGGAAGCGGACTCGAAATCGGGTGCTTCATTGAAATTGACTATCCTTAACCCTATGGGACGTATCTGGACGATGGTTGCGGGCGGTGGTGCATCGGTTGTTTATGCCGACACCATTGCTGACCTTTCAGGAAATGTTGCTGATCTTGCGAACTACGGTGAGTACTCCGGCGGACCGACAACGGGTGAAACGAAATTCTATGCCGACACGGTTTTGGATTTGATGACTCGTCATAAGGATCCGAAAGGGCGCGATAAAATTCTTATCATCGGCGGTGCGATTGCAAACTTTACCGATGTCGCGAAAACCTTTACCGGTATTATCCAATCGTTTGAAACCTATGCAGAGAAAATGAAAGCGGTCGGAACCCGTATTTACGTACGTCGCGGCGGACCGAATTATGAAAAAGGTTTGAAAGACATCAAAGAAGCGGCAGACCGTTTGGGTCTCTATATCGAAGTTTATGGGCCAGAAACACACGTAACGGATATCGTACGTATGGCTCTAGAGAAGTAA
- a CDS encoding GNAT family N-acetyltransferase yields the protein MKPTLYFLRSSEQKIVTDMLHYALRLDQVNKTLSDIPKLAIYEEFYGFTSKDLGLYALIDNKIAGAVWIRRLNADHGSNGYIDDNTPILNIAVLPEYRGQGLGSQMLEQLFVEAGALYENICVSVVLDSPAVHFYDRHGFVRHDNGSVEQSFVDGKKVITLIKKLQKVAVIRPTDGYDPRRWMD from the coding sequence ATGAAACCGACACTTTATTTCTTACGTTCATCCGAACAAAAAATAGTTACCGATATGCTCCATTACGCGCTGCGCTTGGATCAAGTCAATAAAACACTCTCCGATATACCCAAACTTGCTATCTACGAAGAGTTCTACGGCTTTACCAGTAAAGATCTCGGACTCTATGCCCTTATCGACAATAAGATCGCTGGGGCGGTATGGATACGCCGTCTTAATGCCGATCATGGCTCTAACGGCTATATTGATGACAACACCCCAATATTAAACATAGCTGTCCTTCCAGAATACAGAGGACAAGGCTTAGGCTCACAGATGCTGGAGCAGTTGTTTGTCGAAGCGGGGGCATTATATGAGAATATTTGTGTCTCTGTTGTATTAGATTCCCCGGCAGTTCATTTTTATGACAGACACGGATTTGTACGTCACGATAACGGCTCTGTAGAGCAAAGTTTTGTTGATGGAAAGAAAGTTATTACATTGATTAAAAAACTTCAAAAAGTGGCAGTAATACGACCTACAGACGGATATGATCCGAGACGTTGGATGGATTAA
- a CDS encoding pilus assembly FimT family protein gives MKRSAFTMLELVFVIIVVGILAVLAMPDFRSNLLQRAAEQVAAHIRYTQHLAMIDDKFDQTDPTWWEKRWQIRFPHTTVNGTVVYYYEVFSDDNKAGNSNLNEEAVDPLSGQTIGDGVTAVAAIPDSSLVNLTKRFGITSVTGTCVIGGAYRTVAFDYLGRPYLDVYTGIYSNLVPAGGCTIILNHPDGTATITVQEETGFVSISYP, from the coding sequence ATGAAACGATCTGCGTTTACAATGCTGGAATTGGTATTTGTTATTATAGTAGTAGGGATTTTGGCCGTGCTTGCCATGCCGGATTTCAGATCTAACCTATTGCAACGGGCTGCAGAGCAAGTTGCCGCTCATATTCGGTATACGCAGCATCTTGCAATGATTGACGATAAATTTGATCAAACTGATCCTACGTGGTGGGAGAAACGCTGGCAAATCAGATTTCCTCACACTACTGTCAATGGAACAGTAGTATATTATTATGAAGTTTTTTCAGATGATAATAAAGCAGGTAATTCTAATTTAAATGAAGAAGCGGTGGACCCATTAAGCGGACAGACAATTGGAGATGGTGTTACAGCTGTAGCTGCTATACCAGATAGTTCGTTAGTTAATTTGACAAAGAGATTTGGCATTACGAGTGTAACCGGCACATGTGTGATTGGCGGTGCCTATCGAACAGTTGCTTTTGACTATCTAGGGCGTCCTTATTTGGACGTATATACCGGCATCTATTCAAATCTAGTTCCCGCAGGCGGTTGTACCATAATTTTAAATCATCCTGACGGTACCGCTACAATTACGGTTCAAGAAGAGACAGGTTTCGTTTCAATTTCCTATCCTTAA
- the mqnE gene encoding aminofutalosine synthase MqnE, with protein sequence MDLIAKVKNHERLSFDEAVALYDLDLFTLGGLADERRKALHGKRTYFNINRHINPTNICKDVCKFCAYSASRKNPNPYAMSHEEILSITDDIVERDIKEVHIVSAHNPDTGLEWYLEVFSKIKARHPQLHIKALTAAEVHFLAEEYGKSYDEIIDLMIANGVDSMPGGGAEIFDEKVRDYICKGKVNSQQWLEIHRKWHERGMKSNVTMLFGHVEERSHRIDHMIRIRDLQDVTGGFNCFIPLVYQMENNFLNVKEPITAHEILKTMAISRIVLDNVPNLKAYWVTSTVNLALVAQEFGANDLDGTIEKESINSAAGAKSAHGVNLSEFVALIKNSGFEPIERDSLYNTIKAW encoded by the coding sequence ATGGATTTGATAGCAAAAGTAAAAAATCATGAGAGGCTGAGTTTCGACGAAGCGGTCGCTTTGTATGATTTAGATCTCTTTACTCTCGGGGGCCTAGCCGATGAACGCCGCAAAGCGTTGCACGGCAAACGTACCTATTTTAATATCAATCGCCATATCAATCCGACTAACATCTGTAAAGACGTCTGCAAATTCTGCGCCTACAGTGCCAGCCGAAAAAATCCGAATCCGTACGCGATGAGCCATGAAGAGATTTTATCAATTACCGACGACATCGTTGAGCGGGATATCAAAGAGGTACACATCGTCTCCGCCCATAATCCCGATACAGGGTTAGAGTGGTATCTGGAAGTGTTCAGCAAGATCAAAGCGCGTCACCCGCAGCTCCATATCAAAGCCCTCACAGCGGCAGAAGTTCACTTTTTAGCCGAAGAGTACGGCAAAAGCTACGATGAAATTATCGATTTGATGATAGCCAACGGTGTCGATTCAATGCCGGGCGGCGGTGCAGAGATTTTCGATGAGAAAGTACGTGATTACATCTGCAAAGGGAAAGTCAATTCGCAGCAGTGGCTGGAGATTCACCGCAAATGGCATGAACGTGGGATGAAGTCTAACGTGACGATGCTTTTCGGTCATGTCGAAGAACGTTCGCACAGGATCGATCATATGATCCGTATCCGTGATTTGCAAGACGTTACGGGAGGATTTAACTGTTTTATCCCTCTTGTATATCAGATGGAGAACAACTTTTTAAATGTCAAAGAACCTATCACGGCGCATGAAATTCTTAAAACGATGGCGATAAGCCGAATTGTTCTCGACAATGTTCCGAATCTCAAAGCCTACTGGGTAACTTCGACGGTCAATTTGGCGCTTGTCGCACAAGAATTCGGGGCGAACGATCTTGACGGAACGATCGAAAAAGAGTCGATCAACTCCGCAGCCGGTGCTAAAAGTGCGCATGGGGTTAATCTAAGCGAATTTGTTGCCTTGATAAAGAACAGCGGATTCGAGCCGATTGAGCGTGATAGCTTGTATAATACAATTAAAGCATGGTAA
- the holA gene encoding DNA polymerase III subunit delta: MNRQELDRHLQNNSAPRAMALFGESHFLIDRYAHRLSQIEGASVLSLYHDEYDFNTAKAHLSQGSLFGDQNLLIVKHEKKLPKAELDTLVELVGKNSDNTFIYCYYGDDVKGADTAFKGSHTGSVRFFHPFAAEARAIVMQEAQAIGVQLDNQAAFHLLDIHNNDLALACNELSKLSILGKPIGMKEIDEHVFGLSEIKLDHFIARVIEKKEFLPSLRHLLESGENEIQLLTAISGFLTQLYLFNTAIKIHGVADSAMVLGYKLPGFVEKERAALSIKISPEGYKRGINLLLDTELKMKSTGSPDQESLLLSALLKLQSVL, encoded by the coding sequence ATGAATAGACAAGAACTCGACCGCCATCTCCAAAACAACAGTGCACCGCGTGCCATGGCGCTGTTCGGAGAGAGCCATTTTCTCATCGACCGCTATGCCCACAGACTCTCCCAAATCGAGGGGGCATCGGTTCTGAGCCTTTACCATGACGAGTACGATTTCAATACCGCCAAAGCACACCTCTCCCAAGGTTCTCTCTTCGGCGATCAAAACCTCCTTATTGTCAAACACGAGAAGAAACTCCCCAAAGCCGAACTCGATACCCTTGTCGAACTGGTCGGAAAAAACAGCGATAATACCTTCATCTACTGCTATTACGGCGACGATGTCAAAGGGGCCGACACGGCGTTCAAAGGTTCCCATACCGGATCGGTTCGTTTCTTCCACCCCTTTGCCGCCGAAGCGCGCGCCATCGTGATGCAAGAGGCGCAAGCGATCGGTGTTCAGCTCGATAACCAGGCGGCGTTTCATCTCCTCGACATCCACAACAACGACCTCGCCCTCGCCTGCAACGAGCTTTCAAAACTCTCTATCTTGGGCAAGCCGATCGGGATGAAAGAGATCGACGAACATGTCTTCGGACTGAGCGAAATCAAACTGGATCATTTTATCGCCCGCGTCATCGAGAAAAAAGAGTTCCTCCCCTCTCTGCGCCATCTCCTCGAATCGGGAGAAAACGAGATTCAGCTCCTCACCGCCATCAGCGGTTTTCTGACCCAGTTGTACCTTTTCAATACTGCTATCAAAATTCACGGTGTCGCTGATTCGGCTATGGTATTAGGATATAAACTTCCCGGATTTGTCGAAAAAGAGCGCGCCGCCCTCTCGATCAAAATCTCTCCCGAGGGGTATAAAAGAGGGATAAATCTCCTCCTCGATACCGAGTTAAAGATGAAATCGACCGGCTCTCCCGATCAGGAATCACTGCTTCTCTCCGCCCTCTTGAAGCTGCAAAGTGTTTTATAA
- the rpsF gene encoding 30S ribosomal protein S6, with product MRHYENLVIVKPTLTEEEIKNTIALVEEVITANGGEIVARDAMGMKKLAYPIEKNARGYFYVMYYKAAPAAIAEIERRFRINEEILRFVTMKYDSKREIAAWNGMVEKTKKPAPTAAVAEKKEEAAS from the coding sequence ATGAGACATTACGAAAACCTAGTAATCGTAAAACCTACTCTTACAGAAGAAGAGATTAAAAACACCATCGCACTCGTTGAAGAAGTGATCACTGCAAACGGCGGTGAGATCGTTGCTCGCGACGCAATGGGAATGAAAAAATTAGCTTACCCGATCGAGAAAAACGCTCGCGGTTATTTCTACGTTATGTATTACAAAGCGGCACCTGCTGCTATTGCTGAAATTGAACGTCGTTTCCGTATCAACGAGGAAATTTTGCGTTTCGTAACAATGAAATACGATTCAAAACGTGAAATTGCAGCATGGAACGGTATGGTTGAAAAAACCAAAAAACCTGCTCCGACTGCTGCTGTTGCTGAGAAAAAAGAAGAAGCAGCTTCTTAA
- the rpsR gene encoding 30S ribosomal protein S18 has protein sequence MSEKRKYKKRYCKYCEQKVDFIDYKDVASLKYSLSERFKIMPRRLTGNCKRHQDMVTIAIKQSRAAALIPYTVSRKVIAGASFEG, from the coding sequence ATGTCAGAAAAAAGAAAATACAAAAAACGTTATTGCAAATACTGCGAGCAAAAAGTTGATTTCATTGACTACAAAGATGTAGCTTCATTGAAATATTCACTCTCTGAGCGTTTCAAAATCATGCCACGCCGTCTTACAGGTAACTGTAAACGTCACCAAGACATGGTTACAATCGCTATCAAACAATCACGCGCAGCTGCGTTGATTCCATACACAGTATCACGCAAAGTGATCGCCGGCGCTTCTTTCGAAGGTTAA
- a CDS encoding GGDEF domain-containing protein has protein sequence MDSSSIYQKVLEIHDHAMGLLRSTKIPPYPSQYKKFFDQLFSEIADEQLRKDQENVDQKVLGDSKEDVTKYLDMVEHSVVSFIQAHSGIASVAELQRQYIDTASSESADKFVTFIEGLSALNQTMSDELGKAQLQIDYLTKELHEARSALTTDPLTKVGNRQGFSEDIESSIEAGASKQLSMVLMMMDIDNFKFLNDEYGYVAGDKVLYFIAQTIKGMIRSGDKVYRFGGEEFAVVLNRCDVAQAQAIADKIRLKIEKSRLIYSGKNVHVTVSVGVTVHQAGDTLDDLIGRADKALYCAKKSNKNCTVLFDW, from the coding sequence ATGGATAGCAGTAGTATTTATCAGAAAGTTTTAGAAATTCATGATCATGCGATGGGTTTATTGCGTTCCACCAAAATTCCTCCGTATCCGTCACAATATAAAAAGTTTTTTGATCAGCTTTTTTCAGAAATTGCCGACGAACAGCTCCGTAAAGATCAGGAGAATGTAGATCAAAAAGTTCTCGGCGATTCGAAAGAAGATGTAACCAAATACCTTGATATGGTTGAACATTCCGTTGTCTCTTTTATCCAAGCGCATTCGGGCATAGCATCCGTTGCTGAGCTGCAGCGCCAATACATCGATACCGCTTCCTCCGAGTCAGCCGATAAATTCGTGACGTTTATCGAAGGGTTGAGTGCACTTAATCAAACGATGTCTGATGAACTCGGCAAAGCTCAATTGCAGATTGATTATTTGACGAAAGAGCTGCATGAAGCCCGTTCCGCCCTTACGACCGATCCGTTGACCAAAGTCGGAAACCGTCAAGGTTTTTCCGAGGATATTGAATCTTCAATCGAAGCGGGCGCGAGCAAACAGCTCTCCATGGTGCTCATGATGATGGATATAGACAATTTTAAATTTTTAAACGATGAATACGGTTATGTGGCGGGAGATAAAGTACTTTATTTTATTGCCCAGACGATAAAAGGGATGATCCGCTCCGGAGATAAAGTTTACCGTTTCGGAGGAGAAGAGTTCGCCGTTGTTCTTAACCGTTGCGATGTAGCGCAGGCACAGGCGATTGCCGATAAAATTCGTTTAAAAATCGAAAAAAGCCGTCTGATATATTCGGGTAAAAACGTCCATGTGACGGTTAGTGTCGGAGTAACGGTCCATCAGGCGGGGGATACGTTGGACGATCTTATCGGACGTGCCGACAAAGCGCTTTACTGTGCTAAAAAATCGAATAAAAACTGTACGGTACTATTTGATTGGTAA